Sequence from the Burkholderia sp. GAS332 genome:
ACGACGGGATCACATTCGACACGACGCCCGCATGAATCGAGCCGACGCTGATGATAGCCAGATCGCGCGGGCTCACATTACGTGACACGATACTCTGCAGCGCGGTCACGATCGACGCGCAGACGACGATCGGATCAATCGCCTTGTCTGGCACGGCACCGTGTCCGCCGCGACCCACCACGCGCACGGTGACGGTGTCGGCTGAAGCCATGAATGCGCCGCTAAAGAAGCCCAGATGACCCGCCGGATACCCCGGAACGTTGTGGAGAGCGTATACAGCGTCGCACGGAAAGCGCTGGAAGAGGCCGTCTTCCATCATCTTTTGTGCACCGCCGAGGCCTTCTTCAGCGGGTTGGAAAATCAGGTTCAGCGTGCCGGAGAACGCTCGTGTTTCGGACAGGTACTTGGCTGCTGCCAGCAGCGTGGCAGTATGCCCGTCGTGGCCGCATGCGTGCATGACGCCTTCGTTCCTGCTGGCATGGGGCAAGCCCGTCGTTTCGTGGATGGGAAGCGCGTCCATATCGGCGCGCAATCCCAGAGACGGCCCATGCCCGTTCCGTAGTGTGCCCACCACGCCGGTCTTACCGACGGCGCGCGTGACCTGATAGCCCCACTTGCTCAGGCATTCGGCGACAAGCTCGCTGGTTGCGACCTCCTGAAAGCCAAGTTCCGGGTACGCGTGAATACGGCGGCGTAAGCCGATCATTTCCTCTTGAATGGCGGCGATGCCGGGCAAAACGAAGTCTTGAACCATCGATGAAGTCCTTTGATGAGCGGACAGACCCGGTCGTCGCGCCCGGCCGTTTGCGTGTCGGGCGTCGCAACGGTCTGCACTGGTTGGATCGAATGCTATTCAGCTAAATTTCGAGGGTGAAGCTGCAGTTTTGTTATGCTGACAACAATTAGTTGTCGGGGTGGTTTCGTGAAGATTCATCAACTGCAGGCGTTAGTCGCGAGTGCGGAAGCGGGCAGCATCAGAGCGGCCGCGCGCTCATTGGGGATTTCTCAGGCCGCAGTCACCCGTGCGCTGCGCGAACTCGAGGCCACCGAGCAACTGCCCTTGCTGATACGCGCGCCTGAAGGAATCAGCTTTACCGAATATGGCAAGGCGCTGCTCACGCACGCGAGACTGGTCCTTAATCAGTTGGCGCACGCGCAGAACGACCTGGCGAGATTGCGCGGCCGGGCGGAGGGCAGGCTGAGCGTCGGTGTGACACCGTGGATCACGTTGACGTTTCTGGCTGAGACGGTCTTGCTGTTTCGCAAGCGCATGCCCGACATTCAGTTGGAACTGTTCGAGAGTCTGATGGCCGTCGCGCAACCGCTGTTACGCACAGGCGACATGGATTTCGTGATCGGACAGTTGCATCCGTCTACTAGCACGCAGGAGTTTTCCTGCGAACCGGTGTTGAACTACGAGACGGCGGTGATGGTTCGCCGGGGGCATCCGCGTCAGCACTGCCGTTCGATTCACGATCTACTGGATCAGGACTGGACACTGAATTTCGCGCCCGACGGTCAGGACGCGCTGATCGACTATCTGTTCACGCGCCATGGCGCGCAGATCGAAGCGAACCGCATTGTGCGGGCACAGTCGCTAGGCACACTGCAAATGCTGGTTGAGCGCGCCGACATGTGCACATGGTGCCCAACCGTCCTCCAGACGGCTCCGTTGTTTCAAGGTCAACTGGTGGCGCTGGCGCTGAAAGAGAAGTTCGATGCCCGACAACTGAGCATTGTCACGCGCCGAAACAGCACGCTCGGCGGCGCGGCCCACTGCTTTATCGAATGTCTCATGCAAGTGATCCGCAAACACGCGCGATCGGCAAAGAAAGAAGATCTTGCGCTGTTCGATACCTTGACCTTGCTCGTGTGAGCATTGGGTAAAGCGGCACAGTGGACGGTGTTCTTCAGGAAGGAATGTCCTCGATGGATAAGTCACAGGAAAGGACGGGTGGTTGCCTTTCCAAACCCTTTCATTTTCGTGGTGCGCGTGAGGCGTGGCGCTCGCATTTCACCCTGCTTATGCAACACGAATTTTCCCGACACGTCCAACTTGAGTTTCCCCTCCCGGCGCGTTAAATTGCGGCTCGCAGATGGTTGCGGTAGCCTCGGGGGCGAAGGCCAATTATTCGATTTGTAACTCATTCGTAGGGATTCCTGATGTCGGACCAGGTCGGACGCGAGAAGGAAGCATCGGATGAGCGGCTGACCGGACGTGACGAAGTTTTGCTGCTGGGATGGGCAGCTGCGGCGCTGGCGGCCGTGCTTGGCGCGCTGAGTTTTTTCTCGCGCAGCTTACCCGCTGATTCGCGCTGGTGCGCGGTATTGGCGAGCGCATGCCTGAACGTGCTCGCCGTCACGCTCTGGAGTCCGTTGTCCGCGCGCAGGTCAGCGGGGGGCGCGGAGGGGCCGGGCTGGAAGCGCGCCTTCATGTTCATCTGGCAGATCATCCGGCAGGATCCCGATGCAGAGGACTTGAAGCTAGAGGGCCGCGCGATCCGCTGGCAACCGTGGGCCGTGCTCATCTGCACAGGTCTTTCCGTGGCGATCGCCGTGAAGGCCTTGAAGCCGTTTCCGCCCGCCGCGCTCCTTCACGCGATGGTCTCGCCGTCGCTGGTCATAGCATGCGGTGCAACGGCGCTGGTGCTTGCCTTCCTCACACTCGTCGTCGAACGCTTCTATACACACGATGCACAGCACGCGCGTGCCTCACGGTCGGCGTCGCTGGCGGGGATGTTGCGCGTCGTGCTGCTGTGCGCGCTTGCCGCGGTGGTATCGGCGGCGTGGTTCGTCTACATGCATACGACGCTCGATCTGCTGGTCCATGCCGTGGCGATATTCACTGCGGCCATCGCGGTCGAATTGATGTTGCGCGTGCTCATCCGGTGGTTTTTCCCGCCGCGCGCCGGCTCGCATACGGCGCAGGTCCCGTCGAGCGTGCTCGCGGGGATGCTGAGTGTCGGCCGCTCACCGTTGTCGACGCTGGGCGCCGAGCTGCACGGCCGGTACGGCATCGATCTGCGGCAGAACTGGGTGTTACGCAGCTTCGTGCGGCTGTTGCCTGCCACCGTCGCAACGATGCTGGTCTGTGCCTGGCTTCTGACGTCCGTCGTCGTGCTCGGTCCGGATCAGCGCGCGGTCTATGAACGTTTCGGTGCGCCCGTTGCGGTCTGGCAGCCTGGCCTGCATGCCGGCATTCCCTGGCCTTTCGGCCGGGCGCGCATTGTCGATAACGGCGCCGTGCATCAGCTCATCGTATCGGGTGGGGCGGACGACAGCAGCGTCGCGGCGCCCTCCGCGCCCGCCGACGGGCCGACGCCGGAACAGTTGAATCGTCTCTGGGATGTGCAGCACCCGTGGGAGACGACTCAGGTGATTGCCGGCGCGACCGGCGAACAGCAGAACTTTCAGATCGTCAACGCTGACGTGCGGCTCGATTATCGCGTGGGCCTGAGCGATGCGGCCGCGCGCGCCGCGCTATACCGGTCTGTCGATCCGGAAACCACAGTCCGCTCGATCGCCAACCGCGAGGTGGTGCATTACCTGGCATCGCATACGTTGCAATCCTTGCTGGAGACGAGCCAGACCGCCATGGCGGAGAGCGTGCAACGCGCCGTGCAGCAGCAACTCGACCGGCTGATGAGCGGTATCGACGTCGTGGCGGTCGTGATCGAGAGCGTGCACCCGCCCGCAGGTGCGGCAGCGGCTTATCACGACGTGCAGGCGGCGCAGATTCGGGCCCAGGCAAGCGTCGCGCTAGCGCATGGCTTCGCGGCGCAAGCGTTGGGCAATGCGCAGCAGCAGGCGCTGGCCAAAGTCGCCGGGGCAAGCGCGGACGCGGGTAAGACGGTGGCGACAGCGCGGGTGCAGCAGATCGATTTCGAGGCCGACATGGTGGCTTACCGGCTCGGTGGACCTGCGTTTGCCTTCGAGTACTACTTGCGCCGCTTGCAGCAGGGCTTGCAGAACGCGCGTATCACGGTGATCGACGATCGGCTGGTCGCCGACCGGCGCGCCACCATCGATCTGCGCGCATTGGCTGCCGGCGATCTCGCTGGCGTCCGGGTCGGCAACTGACGTGCACAGCAGAGACAGGCGGGTGCGCGCGTCGAACGTCGCAGAGGCTGTTTTCAGGGTGACTTTATGAGTTTGCTTCATTCGCATGCCGATGGCCACGGGCACCACCATCACCACGATCACGGCGATGGACAGACCGGGCGCGGCGGTCCGTTTTTTCTGCGCGTGCTGCTTGCGCTGCTGTGCGTGATCGTCGCGATCACCGTGGCGAGTTTCATTTCGGTGCGCGCGGGCGAAGCCGCGGTGATCACGCGCTTCGGGCAACCCGTGCGTGTGCTGCTCGAGCCCGGCCTCGGGTGGCGTCTGCCCGCGCCGATCGAAGCGGCCGTGCCGGTCGACCTGCGCTTGCACACCACGTCGAGCGGATTGCAGGACGTGGGCACGCGCGACGGCTTGCGGATCATCGTGCAGGCCTATGTCGCGTGGCGCGTGGCGGCGGACCCGAACGACGTACGCCGTTTCGTGCGCGCCGTGGGCAACCAGCCCGACGAAGCCGCGCAGCAGATCCGCTCTCTGCTCGGTTCCTCGTTGCAAACCACATCTGCCGGTTTCGATCTCGCGTCGCTGGTGAACACGGATCCTTCCAAGGTGCGTATCTCCGCTTTCGAAGACGCCTTGCGCAGCCAGATCGACGCGCAACTGTATTCGGCCTATGGCGTGCACGTCGTCCAGGTTGGTCTGGAGCGATTGACGTTGCCGGCCGTGACGCTGGAGGCGACGGTTGGCCGGATGAGCGCCGAACGCGAGACCGTCGCCGCGCAGCGCACGGCCGACGGCAATCGGGAAGCGGCTCAGATTCGTTCTGATGCGGATCGCGACGCGCGGCTTGCGGTCGCCGACGCGAACGTCAAAGCGGCGGAGATCGAAGCGCAGTCGCGCAAGGATGCCGCCGCGATCTACGGCAACACCTATGCGGGCAATCCGCGTCTGTACACCATGCTGCGTTCGCTCGATACGCTCGACACGGTCGTCAGTGCCAACACGAACCTGATTCTGCGCACCGATGCGGCGCCGTTCCAGGCGCTGGTACAGGGTCCGACGGACCTGAAGCCGGAGTCGTCGTCACAGGCCGGCACGGGCGCCGGGCCGGCGGCGAAAAAAACCAGGTCCACGCGATGAGCACGGACGCCGACTTGCCGCCGCTGGGGCCCGGCGCTCAGGCAGTGCGGCTCTCGTTCTGGTTCGTGGTCGTCGTCGCCGTGCTGGCTGCGTGCGCGTGGGCGGGGTCGAATATCCGGCGCATCCCCCCCGATAGCCGGGCGGTCGTGTTGCGCTTCGGCGCGTTCGTCCGCACACAGGACGCGGGCTTGCTGATTGCCTGGCCGCGTCCGTTCGAGACGACGCTGCTCGTGCCCGGTAGTGCGCGCGTCCTAGAGCAACGCATTCAGTCGCTCGAACGTGATCCGCGCGCGCGTGAAGCCGACGCCAATGTGGCGCAACTCCCGCCCCTCACGCAGGGACCGGCGGATGCCCCGGCCGTAACCAGTGGGACGCCGGATGCGCCGCCGGGCTCGCCGGCCGCGGCGAACGCGGTGGACGCCGGCGCCACTGCGCCGCCCGACGCGTT
This genomic interval carries:
- a CDS encoding hippurate hydrolase; protein product: MVQDFVLPGIAAIQEEMIGLRRRIHAYPELGFQEVATSELVAECLSKWGYQVTRAVGKTGVVGTLRNGHGPSLGLRADMDALPIHETTGLPHASRNEGVMHACGHDGHTATLLAAAKYLSETRAFSGTLNLIFQPAEEGLGGAQKMMEDGLFQRFPCDAVYALHNVPGYPAGHLGFFSGAFMASADTVTVRVVGRGGHGAVPDKAIDPIVVCASIVTALQSIVSRNVSPRDLAIISVGSIHAGVVSNVIPSSAQMLLTVRALAPDVRDLLERRICELVHGQAASFGAHAEIDYVRCHPVLINHRTETDFARRVAADWLGARSIIDDLEPFTASEDFAFMLEQCPGSYLVIGNGDGERSCALHHSGYDFNDDCLAVGATYWVKLTERFLATPVHREHK
- a CDS encoding DNA-binding transcriptional regulator, LysR family, which encodes MKIHQLQALVASAEAGSIRAAARSLGISQAAVTRALRELEATEQLPLLIRAPEGISFTEYGKALLTHARLVLNQLAHAQNDLARLRGRAEGRLSVGVTPWITLTFLAETVLLFRKRMPDIQLELFESLMAVAQPLLRTGDMDFVIGQLHPSTSTQEFSCEPVLNYETAVMVRRGHPRQHCRSIHDLLDQDWTLNFAPDGQDALIDYLFTRHGAQIEANRIVRAQSLGTLQMLVERADMCTWCPTVLQTAPLFQGQLVALALKEKFDARQLSIVTRRNSTLGGAAHCFIECLMQVIRKHARSAKKEDLALFDTLTLLV
- a CDS encoding Regulator of protease activity HflC, stomatin/prohibitin superfamily, producing the protein MSDQVGREKEASDERLTGRDEVLLLGWAAAALAAVLGALSFFSRSLPADSRWCAVLASACLNVLAVTLWSPLSARRSAGGAEGPGWKRAFMFIWQIIRQDPDAEDLKLEGRAIRWQPWAVLICTGLSVAIAVKALKPFPPAALLHAMVSPSLVIACGATALVLAFLTLVVERFYTHDAQHARASRSASLAGMLRVVLLCALAAVVSAAWFVYMHTTLDLLVHAVAIFTAAIAVELMLRVLIRWFFPPRAGSHTAQVPSSVLAGMLSVGRSPLSTLGAELHGRYGIDLRQNWVLRSFVRLLPATVATMLVCAWLLTSVVVLGPDQRAVYERFGAPVAVWQPGLHAGIPWPFGRARIVDNGAVHQLIVSGGADDSSVAAPSAPADGPTPEQLNRLWDVQHPWETTQVIAGATGEQQNFQIVNADVRLDYRVGLSDAAARAALYRSVDPETTVRSIANREVVHYLASHTLQSLLETSQTAMAESVQRAVQQQLDRLMSGIDVVAVVIESVHPPAGAAAAYHDVQAAQIRAQASVALAHGFAAQALGNAQQQALAKVAGASADAGKTVATARVQQIDFEADMVAYRLGGPAFAFEYYLRRLQQGLQNARITVIDDRLVADRRATIDLRALAAGDLAGVRVGN
- a CDS encoding membrane protease subunit HflC — its product is MSLLHSHADGHGHHHHHDHGDGQTGRGGPFFLRVLLALLCVIVAITVASFISVRAGEAAVITRFGQPVRVLLEPGLGWRLPAPIEAAVPVDLRLHTTSSGLQDVGTRDGLRIIVQAYVAWRVAADPNDVRRFVRAVGNQPDEAAQQIRSLLGSSLQTTSAGFDLASLVNTDPSKVRISAFEDALRSQIDAQLYSAYGVHVVQVGLERLTLPAVTLEATVGRMSAERETVAAQRTADGNREAAQIRSDADRDARLAVADANVKAAEIEAQSRKDAAAIYGNTYAGNPRLYTMLRSLDTLDTVVSANTNLILRTDAAPFQALVQGPTDLKPESSSQAGTGAGPAAKKTRSTR